The DNA region CCAAACCCAAGCTGCTCGATCAAGTGCGCGACGCCATCCGCCAGTGGCGCAGGTATCCCTGCCTGCGGTCCTTGAGTCTTCCGCACCGAGGCCTGCCTGCCGAAGCCCCGGCGCAGGCAGGAGGCATACGTGCATTGGATCGAGCGCTACATCTTCTTCCACCACAAGCGCCACCCCGCGGAGATGGGCAAGCAGGAGATCACGCAGTTCCTTACCGCGCTGGCCGTCGAC from Deltaproteobacteria bacterium includes:
- a CDS encoding phage integrase N-terminal SAM-like domain-containing protein; translated protein: MPKPRRRQEAYVHWIERYIFFHHKRHPAEMGKQEITQFLTALAVDRHVSASTQNQAPMPRRCAPAPTAAGRCKCWNSCPRPP